In the Prochlorococcus sp. MIT 1307 genome, one interval contains:
- a CDS encoding anthranilate synthase component I family protein codes for MIIPKRQQYRWQPPELLAQKLINQWGEAGFIWLDGDGSQMGRWITLAANPIAQATCHGIPGDKKAVNPFEVLRNLTPGHWTGWLGYEAGAWIEPCNPWKSDEMATLWIASHDPILRFDVHKQQLWLEGHNKDRYQKFATWLEQVSMHQEDAKESQIKELYGIPIDAWIWLTKEDEYSRNVNLIKDLIARGDIFQANLTACCTTSLTKKINAIDLFQRLRKKSPSPFGGVVIGAGAARNEAIISSSPERFLKVEPTGKVETRPIKGTRPRHSERNKDAAMAMELVCSPKDRAENVMIVDLLRNDLGRVCKPGSICVPQLVGLESYSQVHHLTSVIHGDLEPNKTWIDLIEAAWPGGSISGAPKLRACQRLHELEPTARGPYCGSILHIDWDGTFDSNILIRSIMMKNKTLRANAGCGIVADSDPIDESQELKWKLMPLLEALQ; via the coding sequence GTGATAATTCCAAAGCGACAACAATATCGTTGGCAACCACCTGAGCTATTAGCTCAGAAATTAATCAACCAATGGGGAGAAGCTGGCTTTATATGGCTAGATGGTGACGGAAGTCAAATGGGTAGATGGATAACGCTAGCCGCAAATCCAATTGCACAGGCCACCTGTCATGGAATACCTGGAGACAAAAAAGCAGTCAATCCTTTTGAAGTGCTCAGAAACTTAACACCAGGTCACTGGACTGGTTGGCTTGGCTACGAAGCAGGTGCATGGATAGAGCCATGCAATCCATGGAAATCTGATGAAATGGCAACTTTATGGATTGCATCTCATGATCCTATATTGAGATTTGATGTTCACAAACAACAACTCTGGCTCGAAGGCCACAACAAAGATCGGTACCAAAAGTTTGCAACCTGGTTAGAACAAGTTTCCATGCATCAAGAAGATGCTAAAGAATCACAAATAAAGGAGTTATATGGAATTCCCATTGATGCATGGATATGGCTTACAAAAGAAGATGAATATTCCCGCAATGTCAATCTTATAAAAGACTTAATAGCTCGTGGAGACATTTTTCAGGCAAATCTTACAGCCTGCTGCACTACCTCATTAACAAAAAAAATAAATGCTATTGATCTTTTTCAACGGCTCCGAAAAAAGTCTCCATCACCCTTTGGAGGTGTTGTAATAGGTGCAGGAGCAGCAAGAAATGAAGCTATCATCTCCTCTTCACCAGAACGTTTTCTGAAAGTAGAGCCAACAGGTAAAGTCGAAACAAGGCCAATCAAAGGCACTAGACCACGGCATTCTGAACGCAATAAAGATGCGGCTATGGCCATGGAGCTTGTATGCAGTCCTAAGGACAGAGCAGAGAATGTAATGATCGTCGACCTGCTACGAAACGATCTAGGAAGAGTGTGCAAACCAGGATCAATATGTGTTCCCCAATTAGTAGGATTAGAAAGTTACTCGCAAGTTCATCATCTTACTTCAGTAATCCACGGGGACTTAGAGCCGAATAAAACTTGGATAGATTTAATAGAAGCTGCTTGGCCAGGAGGCTCTATTAGTGGTGCACCTAAACTACGAGCCTGCCAACGTCTACATGAGCTTGAACCAACAGCGAGAGGTCCATATTGCGGTTCAATATTGCATATCGACTGGGACGGCACTTTCGATAGCAATATTCTTATTCGCTCCATAATGATGAAAAACAAAACACTACGAGCTAATGCTGGCTGTGGAATTGTTGCTGATTCTGACCCAATTGACGAATCTCAGGAGCTTAAATGGAAATTAATGCCCCTATTAGAGGCATTACAATGA
- a CDS encoding aminotransferase class IV, whose product MNHNLNNNIAWINGVWGNASELAIPICDRGLTLGDGIFETLLIYKGKVQLLTNHLNRWKRSASILRMASPPSEEWLRPLIDEAIQRLSLNNRNGVLRLNWTRGDNYSRNIKISTDKNEASSHRFWLEINDGEPQFECISTIISRNEMRNANSQISRCKTFAYGQAIQAKSEANIAGYDDALLLSNSGEISCGTTSNLLVKRNNQWLTPPLKSGCLAGVMRQQGLDAGIIKEETINAQPFPKDEWLLINSLSCRAIKKLNNQYLTMNANPKAFWLSLLEIKLL is encoded by the coding sequence ATGAACCATAACCTAAATAACAACATCGCCTGGATCAACGGTGTATGGGGCAATGCAAGCGAACTGGCCATTCCAATCTGTGACCGAGGCTTAACCCTCGGAGATGGAATTTTTGAAACCCTTTTAATTTACAAAGGCAAAGTTCAATTGCTTACCAATCACCTCAATCGCTGGAAGCGTAGTGCATCAATATTAAGGATGGCATCACCTCCTTCAGAAGAGTGGTTGAGACCTCTGATTGATGAGGCAATACAACGACTATCGTTGAACAACAGAAATGGTGTACTACGACTTAATTGGACTAGAGGGGACAATTATTCTCGAAATATCAAAATATCTACAGATAAAAACGAAGCGTCAAGTCATCGTTTTTGGCTCGAAATCAATGATGGCGAACCACAGTTCGAATGCATATCGACGATTATTAGTCGTAATGAGATGCGTAATGCCAATAGTCAAATCAGTAGATGCAAAACATTTGCTTATGGTCAAGCAATCCAAGCAAAATCAGAAGCAAATATTGCGGGTTATGACGATGCTTTATTACTCAGTAATAGCGGCGAGATATCTTGTGGGACAACATCTAATCTTTTAGTCAAGCGTAACAATCAATGGCTAACACCACCCTTAAAAAGTGGGTGTTTAGCGGGAGTTATGAGGCAACAAGGTTTAGATGCTGGAATAATCAAAGAAGAGACAATTAATGCACAACCTTTTCCAAAAGATGAATGGCTACTAATTAATAGTCTTAGCTGTAGAGCTATTAAAAAATTAAATAATCAATATCTAACTATGAATGCTAATCCAAAAGCATTTTGGCTATCTTTATTAGAGATCAAGCTTTTGTGA
- a CDS encoding anthranilate phosphoribosyltransferase family protein, translating into MFERKEEFKTFLRKIGSGEHTSRGLSREESAEALKIILQGQATPAQIGAFMIAHRIRRPEAQELAGMIDAYSELGPKLTSKEKQTRPICFGMPFDGRNRTVPIYPLTTLVLLSAKQPVVLQGGKRMPIKFGLTTAELFEVLGLQLTGLSIQELQTCFDENGLALIHQPDHFPLADSLIDYREELGKRPPLASMELIWTAHKGEHLLVSGFVHPPTEARAYKALALIGEKDLISIKGLEGGIDLPISRACITGRITHNQFKRTILHANDHDCSGQDIEWSNLDEWRKLAIQALENKGPFQTAVHWNAGVYLWLAGQAKSLEAGLNKADIIMRKGLAKQTLEELISWRKKINVLRKAEK; encoded by the coding sequence GTGTTTGAACGCAAAGAGGAATTTAAAACCTTTCTCCGCAAAATTGGTAGTGGAGAACATACGAGTCGTGGGTTGAGCCGTGAAGAGTCTGCAGAGGCTCTAAAAATAATTCTTCAGGGGCAGGCCACTCCTGCTCAAATCGGAGCATTCATGATTGCGCATCGTATTCGACGACCGGAAGCACAAGAACTCGCTGGAATGATAGATGCCTACTCAGAATTAGGACCAAAACTAACGTCAAAGGAAAAACAGACTCGGCCCATATGCTTTGGCATGCCTTTCGATGGACGCAACCGAACAGTACCCATCTATCCCTTAACAACACTAGTGCTTTTAAGTGCAAAACAACCAGTCGTATTACAGGGTGGAAAGCGTATGCCTATCAAATTTGGACTCACTACAGCTGAACTATTTGAAGTGCTGGGCCTTCAATTAACAGGACTATCAATTCAAGAATTACAAACTTGCTTTGATGAAAATGGACTGGCACTAATTCATCAACCAGATCACTTCCCTTTAGCAGATAGTCTCATTGATTATCGAGAAGAGCTTGGCAAACGACCTCCATTAGCAAGCATGGAGCTCATATGGACCGCTCACAAAGGAGAACATTTACTTGTAAGTGGATTTGTTCATCCTCCCACCGAAGCAAGAGCCTACAAAGCTCTTGCGCTTATTGGAGAAAAAGATCTCATTTCAATTAAAGGCCTTGAAGGTGGAATAGATCTTCCAATAAGTCGTGCATGCATAACAGGGCGTATCACACACAATCAATTCAAACGAACAATCCTTCATGCAAATGATCACGATTGTTCTGGTCAAGATATTGAATGGAGCAATCTAGATGAATGGCGCAAGTTAGCCATACAAGCACTTGAAAATAAAGGCCCTTTCCAAACAGCAGTTCATTGGAATGCAGGGGTCTACTTATGGTTGGCAGGCCAAGCAAAAAGTCTTGAAGCAGGACTAAATAAGGCAGATATCATTATGAGAAAAGGATTAGCAAAACAAACTCTCGAAGAATTAATTTCATGGAGAAAAAAAATCAACGTATTGAGAAAGGCCGAGAAATAG
- a CDS encoding GNAT family N-acetyltransferase, with translation MLIKYELHPLRASEHEVVREVYSDAIESQGDRFYTKRQIQAWSGLAWLPGFLDRSLEEGRGWVSVEQQQLEAFAVRYPLNRLALLYCRGRSARRGHANALLDRLELEAREEGQTELLTEASFLSYPLLLRRGWKLISPEALEIGGVSFDRYRMKKKL, from the coding sequence ATGCTGATCAAGTATGAATTGCACCCACTTCGAGCTTCTGAACATGAAGTTGTTAGGGAAGTGTATTCAGATGCAATTGAATCTCAAGGGGATCGTTTTTATACAAAAAGGCAAATTCAGGCCTGGTCTGGCTTGGCTTGGTTGCCAGGTTTTCTGGATAGATCACTGGAGGAAGGAAGAGGTTGGGTTAGTGTTGAGCAACAGCAACTGGAAGCATTTGCTGTGAGATATCCTTTAAACCGGTTGGCACTACTCTACTGTCGTGGTCGATCTGCTCGCAGAGGTCATGCAAATGCTTTGTTAGATCGATTGGAATTAGAAGCTAGGGAAGAAGGTCAAACTGAATTACTAACTGAAGCAAGTTTTTTGAGTTATCCATTGTTATTACGACGTGGCTGGAAACTCATATCTCCTGAAGCTCTAGAGATAGGTGGGGTGAGTTTTGATCGGTATCGTATGAAAAAAAAGCTTTGA
- the ppk1 gene encoding polyphosphate kinase 1, whose product MTKNIKKQTTYINRELSWIEFNKRVLAQALDERTPLLEQAKFSAIFSNNLDEFFMVRVASLKTQVEAGITKKSEDGKTPEQQLKDIRCVLTPLLKKQQTHYVKHLKSNLFKKNVQLLDYEELNSRQKLWINNYFQTAIFPVLTPLAVDPAHPFPFVSNLSLNVAAMIIDPETNQRQFARVKIPQKTMDRFISIPTEFSEIEPKPIHICIPIEQVVGFNLNMLFPGMKIEEHYFFRVTRDADLELRDIEADDLMSALEQGLQKRRIGGEVVRLEVSEKMPKIILNLLMEGMAVNAEDLYQVQGFLGLDELFSLTKINLPNLKIESHQGVTHKSLQNSQRGLLEDGSIKKEEFKSIFSIIRREDLLLHHPYDLFTTSVEEFINQAADDPMVMGIKMTLYRISKDSPIIAALIRAAENGKQVMALVELKARFDEDNNIQWAKHLEQSGVHVVYGVVGLKTHTKIALVVRKEKERLRSYFHIGTGNYNSKTSKLYTDLSLLSAQPELGQDLVELFNYLTGFSKQQSYRKLLVAPVTLRERFESLIRREIKHAKNGKNAHIKAKMNSLVDPNIINLLYEASSTGVKIDLIVRGMCCLYPGRKEISENIKVISIIGRFLEHSRIFWFANNGKPEAYLGSADWMRRNLDRRVEAVTPIHSPKLSKELEELLSLYFNDNREAWVMQSDGSFIQRQPETEIRCAQQQLIERWNKQQSKNT is encoded by the coding sequence ATGACTAAAAATATCAAAAAACAAACCACTTACATCAATCGAGAATTGAGCTGGATCGAATTCAACAAAAGAGTTCTTGCACAAGCGCTTGATGAACGAACACCGCTACTAGAGCAAGCAAAATTTAGTGCGATCTTCAGTAACAACCTCGATGAATTTTTTATGGTTCGTGTAGCCTCTCTAAAAACACAAGTAGAAGCTGGCATAACCAAAAAAAGCGAAGATGGAAAAACGCCTGAACAACAACTTAAAGATATTAGATGTGTACTAACGCCCTTACTAAAAAAGCAACAAACTCACTATGTTAAGCATTTAAAAAGCAACCTTTTTAAAAAAAATGTTCAGCTGCTCGATTATGAAGAACTCAATTCTCGCCAAAAACTATGGATTAACAACTATTTCCAAACAGCTATTTTCCCAGTTCTCACTCCACTAGCTGTTGATCCTGCACATCCCTTCCCATTTGTAAGCAATCTAAGCCTAAATGTTGCTGCAATGATAATAGATCCTGAAACAAATCAACGGCAATTTGCCAGAGTAAAAATACCGCAAAAAACTATGGACCGCTTTATATCTATTCCTACCGAATTCAGTGAAATAGAGCCAAAGCCAATTCATATCTGTATACCAATAGAGCAAGTAGTTGGATTTAATTTAAACATGCTTTTTCCTGGCATGAAAATTGAAGAGCACTACTTTTTTCGAGTCACAAGAGATGCCGACCTGGAGCTAAGAGACATTGAAGCCGATGACCTTATGAGTGCTCTTGAACAAGGCCTTCAAAAACGACGGATAGGAGGTGAGGTAGTAAGGCTTGAAGTATCCGAGAAAATGCCAAAGATAATTTTGAATTTGCTAATGGAAGGGATGGCTGTCAATGCAGAAGACCTATATCAGGTTCAGGGCTTCTTAGGACTAGATGAACTATTTAGTTTGACAAAAATCAATCTTCCTAATCTCAAAATTGAATCTCATCAAGGCGTAACTCATAAATCACTCCAAAATAGTCAAAGAGGATTATTAGAAGATGGATCCATCAAAAAAGAAGAATTCAAAAGTATCTTCTCAATAATTCGCAGAGAAGATTTACTTCTCCACCATCCATATGATCTTTTTACAACTTCAGTAGAAGAATTCATAAATCAAGCAGCTGATGATCCGATGGTAATGGGGATCAAGATGACACTATACAGAATCTCCAAAGATTCTCCCATCATTGCCGCGCTAATACGTGCAGCTGAAAACGGCAAGCAAGTAATGGCCTTAGTTGAATTAAAGGCACGATTTGATGAAGATAATAATATTCAATGGGCTAAACATCTTGAACAATCAGGAGTACACGTTGTCTATGGTGTTGTTGGATTGAAAACACACACAAAAATTGCTTTAGTAGTAAGAAAAGAAAAAGAGCGACTAAGAAGTTATTTCCATATTGGAACAGGAAATTATAATTCAAAAACATCTAAACTTTATACAGATCTAAGTTTATTATCTGCACAGCCAGAGTTAGGACAGGATTTAGTGGAGTTATTTAACTATTTAACTGGTTTTTCAAAACAACAATCCTATAGAAAATTATTAGTAGCACCAGTAACATTGAGGGAAAGATTCGAATCTCTAATACGCAGAGAAATTAAACACGCGAAAAACGGAAAAAATGCTCATATAAAGGCAAAAATGAATTCACTAGTAGATCCAAATATTATTAATCTTCTATATGAAGCATCAAGCACAGGAGTAAAAATCGACCTAATTGTCAGAGGAATGTGTTGTCTATATCCAGGTCGCAAAGAAATCAGCGAAAATATTAAAGTCATAAGCATTATTGGAAGATTTCTAGAGCATTCAAGAATTTTCTGGTTTGCCAATAATGGCAAACCAGAAGCTTATCTAGGAAGTGCCGACTGGATGAGGCGAAACTTAGACAGACGCGTTGAAGCAGTCACACCAATTCACTCACCCAAATTAAGCAAAGAACTAGAAGAACTCCTAAGTCTTTATTTCAACGACAATCGAGAAGCATGGGTTATGCAAAGTGATGGCAGCTTTATCCAGCGCCAACCAGAAACAGAAATAAGATGTGCTCAACAGCAATTAATAGAGCGATGGAATAAACAACAAAGCAAAAATACTTAA
- a CDS encoding MFS transporter: MHLPKVPTLLSAFITLLNDRLGETIVFPLLPFLLERFTTNGSTLGLLAGTYAISQFAVAPLIGALSDRFGRKPVIITCVSGSVIGLFLFAVTVSLNWNNFLPIWGTGLPLLLLFIARVIDGASGGTAATATAVLADISTPENRAKTFGLIGVAFGLGFVLGPGLGTALARFSVTLPVWAATLFALINLFLVIWILPETLPKKARNSFIRKRELNPFTQLRLVFINPLSRRLCVAFFVFFMAFNGFTAVLVLYLKEAFSWTPQQSSQAFVIVGVVAMVVQGGLIGPLVKRFGEWRLTLTGIGFVIAGCILLTLANTENSIPMVFNAVGVLAIGTGLVTPCLRALISRRLNATGQGAVLGSLQGLQSLGTFLGASAAGICYDLLGQRSPFYGTTCLLIIVIALVSGNALPRNKKQPISN; encoded by the coding sequence GTGCACTTGCCCAAGGTTCCTACTCTTCTTAGTGCTTTCATAACACTATTAAATGACAGGCTAGGAGAAACAATCGTCTTTCCCTTGCTTCCATTTCTGTTGGAACGATTTACTACTAATGGAAGCACACTTGGCCTTTTAGCAGGAACTTACGCGATTTCGCAATTCGCAGTAGCACCTTTAATAGGTGCTCTGAGTGATCGCTTTGGTAGAAAACCAGTAATTATCACTTGCGTATCCGGTTCGGTAATAGGACTGTTTCTATTTGCGGTAACAGTCAGCCTCAACTGGAATAATTTCTTACCAATTTGGGGGACTGGCCTACCGCTATTACTCCTTTTTATTGCAAGAGTCATCGATGGAGCTAGTGGAGGAACTGCAGCTACTGCTACGGCCGTCTTGGCGGACATCTCCACGCCCGAAAACCGTGCAAAAACTTTCGGTCTCATAGGTGTTGCCTTTGGCCTGGGATTCGTACTTGGACCTGGTCTAGGCACAGCTCTCGCAAGATTTAGTGTCACGCTGCCTGTTTGGGCAGCAACACTATTTGCCCTAATAAACTTGTTTTTAGTCATATGGATACTGCCCGAAACCCTTCCTAAAAAGGCACGTAACTCCTTCATACGCAAAAGAGAACTCAATCCATTTACTCAACTCCGTCTTGTCTTCATCAACCCCTTATCAAGACGACTATGTGTAGCATTCTTTGTTTTTTTCATGGCCTTCAATGGCTTCACAGCTGTTTTAGTCCTTTATCTCAAAGAGGCCTTTAGTTGGACGCCTCAACAATCCAGCCAAGCTTTTGTCATAGTTGGGGTTGTCGCAATGGTCGTGCAAGGAGGATTGATTGGCCCACTGGTGAAGCGTTTCGGAGAATGGCGTCTCACATTGACAGGGATAGGATTCGTTATTGCAGGCTGCATTCTTTTAACTCTTGCTAACACAGAAAATTCAATTCCAATGGTTTTCAACGCTGTCGGCGTTTTAGCGATTGGAACTGGCTTAGTCACACCTTGTTTACGCGCACTAATATCAAGACGATTAAATGCAACAGGTCAAGGAGCTGTGCTTGGGAGTCTTCAAGGGCTACAAAGTTTGGGTACTTTTCTAGGTGCAAGTGCAGCAGGTATTTGCTATGACCTTTTAGGGCAAAGAAGTCCGTTCTATGGCACAACTTGTCTTTTAATAATTGTGATTGCTTTGGTCTCAGGTAATGCATTACCTAGAAACAAAAAGCAACCAATATCTAATTAA
- the queC gene encoding 7-cyano-7-deazaguanine synthase QueC — MRNNTSIALLSGGLDSATAAAIAKEAGQNVIGLSFNYGQRHHRELEAAAYIANYLELHEHQTIDINLAAWGGSSLTDVKQSIPIKGVMKGVIPNTYVPGRNTVFIAIGLSFAEARGANQLILGINAMDYSGYPDCRADYLLAYQKLANLSSKAAREGHGTELWAPLIHWEKIQIVEEALRLKIPIERTWSCYKGQKQACGQCDSCRIRDEALKKAGRIDLCSNSQL, encoded by the coding sequence ATGAGAAACAATACATCTATTGCCCTTCTTTCAGGAGGTTTAGATTCTGCAACAGCTGCTGCAATAGCCAAAGAAGCAGGCCAAAACGTCATAGGTCTATCGTTCAATTATGGACAAAGGCATCATCGTGAATTAGAAGCTGCAGCTTATATAGCTAATTACTTGGAACTGCATGAGCATCAAACCATCGATATCAACTTGGCAGCTTGGGGCGGCTCTTCTCTAACAGATGTAAAGCAATCAATACCCATTAAAGGAGTAATGAAAGGAGTAATACCAAACACCTATGTCCCTGGCAGAAATACTGTTTTTATAGCTATTGGACTGAGCTTTGCAGAAGCCCGTGGAGCTAATCAACTCATACTAGGAATCAATGCTATGGATTACTCAGGTTATCCTGATTGTCGTGCTGATTATCTTTTAGCATACCAAAAACTTGCCAATCTCTCCAGTAAAGCTGCTCGCGAAGGCCATGGAACAGAACTATGGGCTCCACTTATCCATTGGGAAAAAATACAAATTGTGGAAGAAGCTTTGAGATTGAAAATACCAATCGAGAGAACATGGAGCTGTTATAAAGGACAAAAACAAGCCTGTGGTCAATGTGATAGCTGTCGTATTCGAGATGAAGCATTAAAAAAAGCAGGACGTATAGACCTATGTAGCAATAGCCAATTGTGA
- the cobA gene encoding uroporphyrinogen-III C-methyltransferase, with protein sequence MTEDKYGTVYLVGGGPGDPDLLTVKAQRLLGQCDALVYDSLVPQELLELVSKSCQLYFVGKRRGHHSIPQSKINSVLREMARTYSCVVRLKGGDPFLFGRGAEEAAYLESHGVPVEVVPGVTAGIAVPAYAGIPVTHRRAGSSVTFVTGHEGIDKIRPFVNWRALALASDGLVIYMGLHNLQYIVDELIAGGLNPSTTSAVIQQGTVIGQRCLKAPLHDLVGEVKRLEFASPSIVMIGPYIDFQVATSAPQPANVTMPITF encoded by the coding sequence ATGACTGAGGATAAATATGGAACTGTGTATCTCGTGGGGGGAGGCCCTGGTGACCCTGACTTGTTGACAGTTAAGGCGCAACGTTTGTTAGGGCAATGTGATGCTCTTGTTTACGACTCTTTAGTGCCTCAGGAATTACTTGAATTGGTTTCAAAGTCTTGTCAACTATATTTTGTTGGGAAGCGACGAGGCCATCATTCCATCCCTCAGTCGAAAATTAATTCTGTTCTCCGTGAAATGGCTCGCACCTATTCTTGTGTAGTTCGTCTTAAGGGTGGGGATCCTTTTTTATTTGGAAGGGGAGCAGAAGAAGCAGCTTATTTAGAATCTCATGGAGTCCCTGTAGAAGTTGTTCCTGGTGTTACGGCTGGAATTGCGGTGCCTGCATATGCAGGAATTCCTGTTACTCATAGACGCGCGGGTTCTTCTGTCACTTTTGTTACGGGACATGAGGGCATTGATAAAATTCGGCCTTTTGTAAATTGGCGGGCCCTTGCTTTGGCGAGTGATGGACTGGTTATTTATATGGGTCTACATAATCTTCAATACATCGTTGATGAATTGATCGCAGGTGGATTGAATCCATCCACAACATCAGCCGTTATTCAGCAGGGCACAGTGATTGGACAGAGATGTTTAAAAGCTCCATTGCATGATCTTGTTGGAGAAGTAAAAAGACTGGAATTTGCTTCCCCTTCGATTGTGATGATTGGTCCATATATAGATTTTCAAGTGGCAACATCTGCTCCCCAACCAGCTAATGTCACGATGCCAATAACATTTTGA
- a CDS encoding 7-carboxy-7-deazaguanine synthase QueE gives MSSTLPVVERFHSLQGEGAHSGRSAFFIRLASCNVQCSWCDTKNSWSKHVSQEESIIQLSEETIKARSEGASFVVITGGEPLHHNLEPLCDSIRKATATKNQMALPIHLETSGVDPLSGSPNWITLSPKRHAPPRIALIKACQELKVVIHDKEDLVFAEHIAKQTKKMKGPLLFLQPGWNNEQGLTLAFEYVKSNPQWRLSMQTHKWLKIR, from the coding sequence ATGTCATCCACACTACCGGTTGTGGAGCGATTCCATTCCTTGCAAGGAGAAGGAGCACACTCTGGTCGAAGTGCCTTTTTTATTAGGCTTGCAAGTTGCAACGTGCAATGTTCCTGGTGTGATACTAAAAACTCGTGGTCAAAGCATGTTTCTCAAGAAGAAAGCATCATCCAACTATCAGAAGAGACAATAAAGGCAAGATCAGAAGGAGCGTCTTTTGTAGTGATTACTGGAGGAGAACCATTGCATCACAATCTAGAACCCCTTTGCGATTCAATCAGAAAAGCCACAGCCACCAAAAACCAAATGGCTTTACCCATTCATTTAGAAACTAGTGGAGTGGATCCACTAAGCGGTAGCCCTAACTGGATAACACTATCTCCAAAACGACATGCTCCTCCCCGGATAGCACTGATAAAAGCATGTCAAGAGTTAAAAGTAGTCATACATGACAAAGAGGATTTAGTCTTTGCCGAACATATCGCCAAACAAACCAAAAAAATGAAAGGACCTTTATTATTTCTTCAACCAGGATGGAATAATGAGCAAGGCTTAACCTTGGCTTTTGAATACGTCAAAAGCAATCCTCAATGGAGACTTAGCATGCAAACCCACAAATGGCTCAAAATACGCTAA